GTTTGCCAAGTCACGCCGTCTCGCGTGTCTGGAGGAACGCCGCGAGCAGGTCGCTGCTGACCGTAATGCCAGCCGGGTTCGTGTCGTGCGCGGTGGCCGGAAACTGGCGAACACCCGCCACCACCTGGAAGCTGCCGGGCTCACCGAAGCTGAGTGGCGGGAGCGGTGGGAGGTCGCACGCTGGTTTCTGTCCGCGGACGGCGAGTCGGGTAAACGATTCGGGAACGAGACGATCCGGGTCACCCCCGACGGTGAGGTCAGCATCAAGCTGCCCGCCCCGCTCGCCGGATACGCCAACAGCAGGAACGGGCGGTACACGCTGACGGCGCGTGTCGCATTCCCTCACCGGGGCACGGAGTGGCGTGACCGGGTTTCGGCGGATCGGGCCGTCGCCTACCGCATCCACTACGACAGCTCACGGGGCCGCTGGTACCTGGACGCCGCCTGGAGCCGCCCCGCTGTCCAGACGGTGCCCCTTGCTGCGGCCCGCGCGAACGGCATCGTGGGCGTGGACACCAACGCGGACCACTTCGCCGCCTGGCGGCTCGACTCCCACGGCAACCCCGTCGGTGATCCCCACCGTTTCCCCTACGAGCTCACCGGCACCACCCAGCACCGGGACGCGCAGATCCGCCACGCCATCACCCAACTTCTCCACTGGGCGCAGCGGTGCGGGGTTCAGGCGATCGCCATCGAAGACCTTGATTTCACCGAGGAGAAGACCCGGGAGAAGCACGGCCGACGGAAGAAGTTCCGGCAGCTGATCTCCGGCATTCCCACAGGGAAGCTCCGCGCACGGCTCGTGTCGATGGCCGCCGAGCAGGGTCTGGCGGTTGTCGCGGTCGATCCTGCGTACACCAGCGTGTGGGGCGCGCAGCACTGGCAGAAGCCGATGGCCGCGCCCCAGCGCACCACCACCCGACACGATGCCGCAAGCATCGCGATCGGACGACGCGCCCTCGGGCACCCGATCCGGCGACGGACGGCACCGCCCCACGACGACCAGAGCGATCGTCGTGGGCATCGGACCGTCCAGGCCGGACCGGGCACCCGAGGGCGTGAGGAAACCCGACACCGCGTTCCCGGACCACGCACACGATGCGCGCAGCCCGGACACGGAGAGAAAGCGGGCAACCAGCACGCCCAACACCGTTCGGGGCGCGCGGCTGAGAGAGACAAGTCTTGGCAACAGGACACACTCCCACTCGGTTTCTAGGAACGGTATTTCCGGAAAGCCCCTGTCACGGCGTGGTGTGGGCGCTCTACCATCGCTCTATCCGTAGCAGGCTCTCCTCCGTTTGTGCCGGCGCCCGGGTCTACGCGGGCATACCGGCTTCTACGGAGCATCGGGGGATGCACATGACCAGCGCTCCGCACCTGCTGACCGAAGACCGACCGGAGTTCGATCGGCTCCTCGACGAGGCGCTGCGCACCGCACACGAACGGCCCGAGCTCGCCACCCTCGGCGAACGGCTGAACGCCGAACAACTGCGCACCATGGCCCTCGGGGCCCGCGCACTGCTCACGTCCGCCGCCGCGGCCGAGTACGACCACTACGTGAAGGTCCGCGAGGAACGCCGCGACGAGGTCCTCTCCACCCCGGGGAACACGGGGGACGAGCACGGTGAGCAGGACAGCGGCGGTGGCGCGGGCGTCAGCGCGGTGGTCGCGGTCCTCGCGCCCGTCCTGGCGGGCACGGCCATGCTGATCTTCCTGCTCGTGGGCTACGGCCTGAAGATGGTCGAGCCCGAACCCGCCTTCGCGGAGACGATGCTGACGGCCGGTTGGCTCTTCGGCGCGCTCACCGCGGCCGGCCTGCTCTTCGCCGTGATCGCTCTGCTGGTGACGGCCGTCCGCAACAGCGCGACCGAGGTGGGGGTGGCCGAGACCGAGGCGGTACCCGACGAGGTCGCGCGGGCCAGGGAAGCCTGGCGCAATGCCCTGCTGGAGCGGGGGATCATGCCGTTCCTGCGGGACGCGCTGGCCGATCCGAGCGCGGGCCCGGGGCTTCCCAGGCCCCGCAGGGGTGGCAGCCGGATGCCCGATCTGGGCTACACGGCACCTGATTTCACGAGTCCGGGGGCCCCCAACGAGGGCCCCCGGCCGGGTTACACGTCACCGGACTTCACGAGTCCGGACTTCGGCGGCCCGGAGCACGAGCCGGACTGAGGTCCGGCCGCGCTCCGGGTCGCGGAGGTTGGTGCCGGGTGCGGGGCTACCGCGTCGGTTCCGGCTGCGTCAGCCGAGCTTGGCCCCCTTCGGGACGTCCAGCTGCGACGCCGCGGAGCGGCTCAGGGGGACGACACCGCTCGGGCCCGGAATCCTCTGGGTCCAGGGACCCGCACCGTCGTCCTGCGGGACCATGGGGTCGTCCGTGCAGTCGAGCTCGAAGTTGCGCGGCGTCACCGGGTCGCCCTCGGGGACGACGAAGCAGAGGGTCTCCCAGAGCTGGTTGGACTCGGTCAGCACCTGGATCGAGACGTTGTTCGCCTGGTGCGCGATGGAGATCGCGCACGCGTCCGACGGGTAGTTCGTGTGCGGCGGGTTGATGGTGAGGTTGTGCCAGCTGAACTCGGTCGTGTTGGGGCCGTTGAACGAGCCCTGGGTGTCGCGGATACCGACGAAGGCGGTGCGGTCCGCCGTCAGAGCGGCCTTCACCTCCCAGGCGTTGTTGTCCGCGACGGCGTCGACGTCCACGCACCTCGCCGGACCGGTCGCACCCGTCGGGCCCGTGGCACCGGTCGCGCCCGTCGCGCCCGTCGCACCGGTCGCACCGGTCGCACCCGTGGCACCATCCGCGCCCGGCTCACCCGGGTCACCGGTCGCGCCCGTGGCGCCGGTGGGACCCGTCGGGCCGGTCGGGCCCGGCTTGCCCTTGTCGCACCTGTCGTCACCGACGGGCCCGGCAACCTCGGAGAGCGAGGCCGACTTCGGCTTGTAGTTCGGCTTGTGGGGCTTGCAGGGGTCGCTGCCCACGGCCTCCGCCACCCTGGCCGTCTCCGCGGCCTGAACGGTCTGGCCGACGGCGAACGCGGGACTGGCGACTCCCATCAAAACCAGGGTCATCGATGCGAGGGTTCCGCCGGTCAGCCAGCCACTGCGCCGGGGCAGGGGGCCGAGGGTTGACCTGGTCTTGTTCTCGGGGCTCATGTACGCCGCTCCTTCTCGATCCGGATCGAACGATGTGCGAGGGGGTCTTTCGACCGCCCCGGCCATCGTGAGGATCCCGGCCCCAAGCGGCAGGACACCTCGCAGGAAAGTCCACTTATCGGACTAGTGATACGCACCCAATGGCGGCGGCCCGGAGCAAGCGCCGGACTGAATCGTCCGACGGCGCTCCGGGCCGCCCGGGGTTACTGCTGCACTACTTCTGGTTCAGCATCTTGCGGTCCGTGAGGACGTCGAGCTTGCTCTTGAACCTGTCGAGCGGCGGGGCCGGCGGGCCGTCCGAGCCGGGGGTCGGGGTGGACAGCTGCTCCCAGTCGTTGCCGCAGTCGAGGACGAACCCGATTTCGGGGTCCGTGTCCTGGTTGATCGCGCAGGTGATCTCCCAGACTTCACCCCCGGTGGTCAGCACCTGGACCGAGACGCCATCCTCCGCGTTGGTCTGGGCGGCGATGGAGATGGCGCAGGCGCCATCCGGGAAGTCGGTCTCGGTGTCCGTCAGGTCGTACCAGAGGAACGGCGTCGGCTCCGGCGTCAGGTCTCGGATACCGGCGTACGCAACGTCTCCGCTGAGCACGGCCTTGGTCTCGTTGGCGTTGCTGGGGGTGTAGGCGTCGACGTCGCTGCACACGCTGGCGCCGGTCGCACCCGTGGCACCCGTCGCGCCCGTCGCGCCCGGGGCACCGTCCTGGCCGTCAGCACCGTCGGCACCGGGGGGACCCTGCTCACCCGTCGCACCCGTCGCGCCGGTCGCGCCGCCGCCCGGACCCGTCGCGCCCGTGGCGCCCGTCGCGCCCGGGGCACCGTCCTGGCCGTCAGCACCGTCGGCACCGGGGGGACCCTGCTCACCCGTCGCACCGGTCGCACCCGTCGCGCCGCCGCCGCCCGGACCCGTCGCGCCGGTGGCACCCGTGGCACCGGTGGCACCCGTCGCGCCGGTGGCGCCCGTGGCACCGGTGGCGCCCGGCTTGCCCTCGTCGCACTTGTCGTCGCCGTGGGGTCCGTCCAGCCAGGCGTCCGCTCCCCACGGGTGGTCCTCGCCCGGCTCGCCGTGGTGCTCCTCGCAGGGGTCACCGGGAGGGTTCGCCGCCACTACCGCCTGCGTGGCCTGGATGGTCTGGCCCGCGGCGAGCGCGGGGGTGGCGACACCCATCAAAACCAGGGCGAGCGAGGCGAGGGTTCCGCCCGTGACCCAACCGCTCCGCCGGGGCAGGGGGCCGAGCGTCGACCTGGTCTTGTTCTCGGGATACATATACGCCGCTCCTTCTAGAAACCGGATCCAACGATGTGCGATGGGGCCTTGTGGGCCGCCTCGGTCATAGTGGTGATCGGATTTCAAGAGCGGTGGGACGCCTCGCAACGAGGTCAACAGATCGGACCAGTAATGCGCCCCCGAATGGCGCCTTTCTCGTATTGCGGTCACGCTTCCTTGCAAGCCATTGCAAGGATCCCTACCGTCGACGTGCGACTTACGGGCACTGTCATCACCACAGTGGATGGGATCCTTGAAAGCAACAGTCTGCTTGAATATGATCGTAAAAAATGAGGCCCCCGTGATCCGGAAGTGTCTGGAGTCGGTGCGCCCTTTGATCGATACATGGGTGATCGTGGACACCGGCTCCACCGACGGCACTCAAGAGATCATCCGAGAATTCTTCAGCGATTTGCCCGGAGTGCTGCACGAGCGGCCCTGGAAGGGGTTCGACGGCAGCCGCAGCGAGGCCATCGACCTCGCCCGCTCCAGCGCGGACTACCTGCTGTTCATCGACGCCGACGACGTGATGGAAGTACAGCCCGGTTTTCGCATGCCGGACCTGAGCCACGATCTGTACAGCGTCGCAATTCACCACGCCCCCGTCATTCACTGGCGTCCCGCACTGGTGTCGACCCGATTGCCGTGGCGATACGTCGGCGTACTCCACGAGTACCTGGAGTGCGAATCGACCCGGTACAGCCGTGGAGTTCTCGAAGGCGCCAACATTCTCATCGTCGGCGGTGGAGCACGCCTCAGGGAAGGCGGCGAGCGGCAGAAATACCTGCGCGACGCGGAGGTTCTGGAACAGGGCCTCCTCAAGGAACCGAAAAACGCCCGCTACGCGTTCTACCTCGCCCAGAGCTGGCGCGACGCGGGAGAACCGGAGAAGTCCCTGGCCGCCTACGACCGCCGGGCGGGCATGGGCGGCTTCGCCGAGGAGGCCTTCTGCTCCCAGCTCTACGCGGCGCGGATCGCGGCAAGCCTCGACCGGCCGCGGGCCGACGTGATGGACCGCTTCCTGCGCGCACACGAGAGCCGCCCCACGCGCGCCGAGGCGC
This genomic window from Streptomyces sp. NBC_01351 contains:
- a CDS encoding transposase, which codes for MAEPGKQLRAIASPFVALGPSGVSIRDRLKGLTGEDETLLRLVGAHLGALAGRDLKARCADALQHSNESWADRKRDLTAFSSSRWAGSLTKATHDQWSLSRRAQATHLAGLDAGIRMLRHRLSLPIGEQNTKRAPGGYRSQREWFAKSRRLACLEERREQVAADRNASRVRVVRGGRKLANTRHHLEAAGLTEAEWRERWEVARWFLSADGESGKRFGNETIRVTPDGEVSIKLPAPLAGYANSRNGRYTLTARVAFPHRGTEWRDRVSADRAVAYRIHYDSSRGRWYLDAAWSRPAVQTVPLAAARANGIVGVDTNADHFAAWRLDSHGNPVGDPHRFPYELTGTTQHRDAQIRHAITQLLHWAQRCGVQAIAIEDLDFTEEKTREKHGRRKKFRQLISGIPTGKLRARLVSMAAEQGLAVVAVDPAYTSVWGAQHWQKPMAAPQRTTTRHDAASIAIGRRALGHPIRRRTAPPHDDQSDRRGHRTVQAGPGTRGREETRHRVPGPRTRCAQPGHGEKAGNQHAQHRSGRAAERDKSWQQDTLPLGF
- a CDS encoding glycosyltransferase, with product MIVKNEAPVIRKCLESVRPLIDTWVIVDTGSTDGTQEIIREFFSDLPGVLHERPWKGFDGSRSEAIDLARSSADYLLFIDADDVMEVQPGFRMPDLSHDLYSVAIHHAPVIHWRPALVSTRLPWRYVGVLHEYLECESTRYSRGVLEGANILIVGGGARLREGGERQKYLRDAEVLEQGLLKEPKNARYAFYLAQSWRDAGEPEKSLAAYDRRAGMGGFAEEAFCSQLYAARIAASLDRPRADVMDRFLRAHESRPTRAEALGSLARICRQQSRFPLAYVFARQAALIPRPEDILFVEFDWYEWRALDELAVAAYWVGEYRESSDCCERLLESDRLPADQRDRVRANLDFARRKLDPHLVPA